A region of Oceanicoccus sp. KOV_DT_Chl DNA encodes the following proteins:
- a CDS encoding GGDEF domain-containing protein gives MIDKVPLDTQLAAESRPRCPVGESHCVVIDQVTALHSEIAHLAEQVRTDTLTGLYNFRHFRFTLEQEMERTRRTQQTTALIMVDLDYFKKVNDNWGHEGGNQALIATADVLRSCTRRLDIACRYGGEEFSIILPATDLITAMQVAERIREQVAATPVLIDGKTLQLTASLGVDIYTFMHDEAPEQFVDRADSCLYQAKQQGRNRVCHGGLDMGSAESAVSREERELLSGFFGDQVDD, from the coding sequence ATGATAGATAAAGTTCCTTTAGATACACAGTTGGCTGCTGAGTCGCGTCCCCGTTGTCCCGTGGGTGAAAGTCACTGTGTGGTAATTGATCAGGTCACAGCACTGCATAGCGAAATTGCGCATTTGGCTGAGCAAGTGCGGACTGATACTTTGACCGGGTTATATAACTTCCGTCATTTCCGCTTTACTCTCGAGCAAGAGATGGAGCGTACTCGTCGTACCCAGCAAACTACCGCGCTGATTATGGTCGACCTCGATTACTTTAAAAAGGTTAACGATAACTGGGGTCATGAAGGTGGCAATCAGGCATTAATTGCTACGGCTGATGTGTTGCGTAGCTGTACACGCCGCCTTGATATCGCCTGTCGTTATGGTGGTGAAGAATTCAGTATTATTCTGCCCGCGACGGATTTAATTACTGCGATGCAGGTAGCTGAGCGGATTCGCGAGCAGGTTGCAGCAACACCGGTGTTAATCGATGGAAAAACATTACAGCTAACCGCCAGTTTGGGTGTGGATATTTATACCTTTATGCATGATGAGGCGCCAGAGCAGTTTGTGGATCGGGCCGATAGCTGTCTTTACCAGGCCAAGCAGCAGGGGCGCAATCGGGTGTGCCATGGTGGTTTGGATATGGGCAGTGCAGAGTCGGCTGTGAGCCGGGAAGAGCGGGAGTTGTTGTCCGGCTTTTTTGGCGATCAGGTCGATGATTAA
- a CDS encoding MOSC domain-containing protein: MFFNDYQGYWQEVIMGIVQEIYIAAIGGGPMQARPAVSVEAGRGIPGDRYYAETGTFSKQLAGLPDKEITLIEAEQIDAFNQAYDHAYNSGDFRRNLVTQGVDLNGLVGKHFSINGVNFRGVRLCEPCAHLATVLSADVVAGMVHKAGLRAEIVSNGELRRGDEIVYA; the protein is encoded by the coding sequence ATGTTTTTTAATGATTATCAGGGTTATTGGCAGGAAGTCATTATGGGTATTGTGCAAGAAATATACATTGCCGCTATCGGCGGTGGCCCGATGCAAGCACGGCCTGCCGTTTCTGTAGAGGCGGGAAGAGGGATTCCGGGCGATCGTTACTATGCGGAAACCGGGACTTTTTCAAAACAACTGGCAGGCTTACCCGATAAAGAGATTACGCTTATTGAGGCTGAACAAATTGATGCATTTAATCAAGCCTATGACCACGCTTATAACTCTGGAGATTTTCGTCGTAATCTAGTTACTCAGGGTGTAGATCTTAACGGGTTAGTGGGCAAACATTTTTCTATCAATGGGGTGAATTTCAGGGGCGTTCGGTTGTGTGAGCCCTGTGCGCATTTGGCGACGGTGCTCAGTGCGGATGTGGTTGCCGGCATGGTGCATAAAGCGGGTTTGCGCGCTGAAATTGTCAGTAACGGTGAATTGCGTAGAGGCGATGAAATTGTCTATGCTTAG
- a CDS encoding VOC family protein, translating into MAQTINPVMEPRISIITLGVADLERSYQFYHHGLGFPTSRKADQEIVFFQTAGTCLALYPLVNLATELGSERPLTRGSFSGITLAHNTKTKAQVDEILQLAEQHGGRIEKPAQDVFWGGYSGYFSDPDGYFWEVAYADFWQFNADGSLVIE; encoded by the coding sequence ATGGCGCAAACGATTAACCCGGTCATGGAACCTCGCATTAGTATTATCACGTTAGGCGTAGCCGATTTAGAGCGCTCCTATCAGTTTTATCATCACGGCTTAGGGTTTCCAACATCACGCAAGGCCGATCAGGAGATCGTGTTTTTTCAAACCGCTGGCACCTGTCTGGCGTTATATCCACTGGTTAATCTGGCTACAGAATTGGGTTCAGAGCGACCGTTAACGCGAGGCAGTTTTTCCGGTATCACCCTGGCTCATAACACTAAGACCAAAGCGCAGGTTGATGAAATTTTGCAGTTGGCAGAGCAGCATGGTGGCCGTATCGAAAAACCGGCGCAGGATGTTTTTTGGGGCGGGTATAGTGGCTATTTTTCCGATCCTGATGGGTATTTTTGGGAGGTGGCTTATGCGGATTTTTGGCAGTTTAATGCCGATGGCAGTTTGGTGATTGAATAA
- a CDS encoding CBS domain-containing protein, protein MKTSIEIKDHMLTNPVSISAHAPLAEAVQLILRHKISGLCVVDADKKLLGVLSELDCLKGFMTATYNSSSVGPVSDYMTRDVDVVHASDNMINVANDMLAKGQRRRPVVENGRLVGQITCRQMLSVVEEFSRSATYA, encoded by the coding sequence ATGAAAACCTCAATTGAAATCAAAGATCACATGTTGACCAATCCGGTTTCTATTTCAGCACACGCGCCATTGGCGGAAGCTGTGCAGCTGATTTTAAGACATAAAATATCAGGGCTTTGTGTCGTTGATGCCGATAAAAAGCTGTTGGGTGTGCTGTCGGAGCTGGACTGTCTGAAGGGCTTTATGACGGCGACCTATAACAGCAGCAGTGTCGGGCCGGTCTCAGACTATATGACCCGTGATGTGGATGTGGTACACGCCAGCGATAATATGATTAATGTTGCTAATGATATGTTGGCTAAAGGACAACGCCGTAGACCAGTGGTAGAAAATGGCAGGCTGGTTGGGCAAATTACCTGTCGGCAAATGCTCAGTGTGGTAGAGGAGTTTTCACGCAGTGCGACTTATGCCTAG